TCGATGGAGCCGAGTCTAATGGCCAGGCTAATTGCTAGGATCGCCTCCAGTGCACCGAAGCTCAGCAAAGCGTAGCGCCAGCCATCTGATAGGCCACCGAACCATCCTATTGCTGCTACGAGCCCGCCGCCGGCAAGACCACGTAAGGCTCTGACTGCTCCGAAGGCTTTTCCGCGGTCCTTCGGGTCAAACAGTATGGAGGAAAGGGTGAAGGTGAGCGGCTCAGCCGCTACAGCAAAGAGAACACTTACCGCATAAAGCGTAATAAGCTGAGACTCGTTTTGGGAGAAGCCAGTCGCGACCATGGCGGAACTGCTGGCTAGAAAGGTGATTAGCAAGATCTTCTTTTGTCCGAACTTGTCGGCGCTGAATCCCCAGATCGTGCCAAAGGTGGCTCGAGCCAAAAGGTAGATGGATGAGAATGTTCCCAGCTGTCGATTGCTTAACTCGAAGTCCTCTTTGAGGAGAGGAAATAGGGTGGTGAGGACTCCGATTTGTGAAAACGCTAGCGAGTACAATGCCGATACCAGAACGATGGCTAGCCATTTAGCGGAAGCAGAATTGGAGGTATGCATCGGTATCGCGTATGGGTGCGTATCAAAAGATTGGGGATGTTTTTTTCGAGAGTGATCTATTTCGTTTTATCCGGCATTTTTAGCGATACTTCTCCGGTAGGCAGCTGGGGTGGTGCCAGTGCTTCTTTGGAAGGCCCGAATCAGATGGAAGCGGCTGGTGAATCCACTATCCAAGGCGACTGCTTCGAGCTTCAGCTTTTTGTTGGCCAACAACTGCTTCGCATTTTCCACCCGAACCCGCGTCAGTTCTTGAATCATGGTAAAGCCAAGGTGTTCCTGAAATGAGGATTGAAGTCGTCGAATGGATACGCCGATTTGATCGGCGATATCGGAAACGCCTATAGGTTTGCGGAAGTGGTCGCGAATCATTCTAAGAGCCAAGGCCGCATCGGGATCCGGGACAGCCACGGTGTCGGTTGATTTGCGCACTGTGATTCCGGTGGGGTCGATTGTTTTTACGGTCTCCGGCTGAGATTCGCCCTGCATCAATAGGTGTAGTGATTCGGCAGCTCGGTATCCGATTTCTTCGAAATTGCAGTTGACGCTCGTTAGGGGGACTTCGGCCGCGTCGCACATGATGCGAGTATCATCGGCTCCCACGATGGCGACTTCTTCCGGCACTCGCAACCCAGCGTCCAGGCAGCTCGTCATTAGAGATATGGCATTTAAGTCGTTCATAGCCATCAATCCGATCGGTCTAGGAAGCGCTTTGGGATCTTTGGTGAATTCTTCGAAACTCAATTGGGTGCAATGCAT
This genomic interval from Pelagicoccus albus contains the following:
- a CDS encoding substrate-binding domain-containing protein; amino-acid sequence: MDQANFWINVNSPRRRVLLALYWWEDRVFEGVAKFAAEQSWILDCKMRWTHAIPSLAEWKGDGIIANPGFSSPIKPLIQLIESSQAPTVGLQTFGDYPFSSKVLQDHNLIGSLGAKHLASLNFKQVAFVSFADNPVEQARCKAFCQQAEKSGMHCTQLSFEEFTKDPKALPRPIGLMAMNDLNAISLMTSCLDAGLRVPEEVAIVGADDTRIMCDAAEVPLTSVNCNFEEIGYRAAESLHLLMQGESQPETVKTIDPTGITVRKSTDTVAVPDPDAALALRMIRDHFRKPIGVSDIADQIGVSIRRLQSSFQEHLGFTMIQELTRVRVENAKQLLANKKLKLEAVALDSGFTSRFHLIRAFQRSTGTTPAAYRRSIAKNAG